Proteins encoded within one genomic window of Rossellomorea vietnamensis:
- the rpoD gene encoding RNA polymerase sigma factor RpoD: MAEKSARSKQIASELTVDQVKEFLVNQGKKRGVLTYEDIADKLSGFELDSDQMDEFYEHLGEQGVEIVNESDEDDDPGATELEKEEEEEFNLNDLSVPPGVKINDPVRMYLKEIGRVDLLSAEEEINLAKRIEDGDEEAKRRLAEANLRLVVSIAKRYVGRGMLFLDLIQEGNMGLIKAVEKFDYRKGYKFSTYATWWIRQAITRAIADQARTIRIPVHMVETINKLIRVQRQLLQDLGREPAPEEIAEEMDLTPEKVREILKIAQEPVSLETPIGEEDDSHLGDFIEDAEAQSPSEHAAYELLKEQLEDVLDTLTDREENVLRLRFGLDDGRTRTLEEVGKVFGVTRERIRQIEAKALRKLRHPSRSKRLKDFLE; the protein is encoded by the coding sequence ATGGCTGAAAAGTCAGCGCGTTCCAAACAAATAGCGTCAGAATTAACAGTTGATCAGGTGAAAGAATTTTTAGTTAACCAAGGTAAGAAAAGAGGAGTCCTCACATACGAAGATATTGCCGATAAATTATCCGGCTTCGAATTGGATTCAGATCAAATGGATGAATTCTATGAACACTTAGGTGAGCAGGGTGTAGAAATCGTCAATGAAAGTGACGAAGATGATGATCCAGGTGCCACGGAGTTAGAGAAGGAAGAGGAAGAAGAATTTAATCTGAATGATTTAAGCGTTCCTCCCGGGGTTAAGATAAATGATCCTGTACGTATGTACCTGAAAGAAATTGGGAGAGTCGATTTACTTTCTGCAGAGGAAGAGATCAATCTTGCCAAGCGAATTGAAGATGGTGATGAGGAAGCCAAGCGACGTCTGGCAGAGGCGAACCTGCGACTCGTTGTCAGTATCGCAAAACGCTATGTAGGCCGCGGGATGCTATTCCTGGATCTTATCCAGGAAGGTAACATGGGTCTGATTAAAGCAGTGGAAAAGTTTGATTACCGGAAAGGGTACAAATTCAGTACGTATGCGACTTGGTGGATTCGACAAGCCATCACCCGTGCCATTGCTGACCAGGCAAGAACGATACGTATCCCGGTTCATATGGTTGAGACCATTAATAAGCTGATTCGAGTACAAAGACAATTACTTCAAGATCTGGGCCGTGAACCTGCACCGGAAGAAATAGCTGAAGAAATGGATCTGACTCCTGAAAAGGTGCGTGAAATTCTTAAGATCGCTCAAGAACCTGTATCCCTTGAAACACCGATTGGTGAAGAAGACGATTCTCATCTTGGGGACTTCATCGAAGATGCAGAAGCTCAATCTCCTTCGGAACATGCAGCTTACGAATTGTTGAAAGAACAGCTTGAAGATGTTCTGGATACTCTTACAGACCGGGAAGAAAATGTTCTACGGTTACGTTTTGGTCTCGATGACGGCAGAACACGCACACTGGAAGAAGTGGGCAAAGTGTTTGGCGTTACCCGGGAACGAATTCGACAAATCGAAGCGAAGGCCCTTCGAAAACTTCGCCATCCAAGCAGAAGCAAACGATTGAAGGACTTTTTGGAATAG
- the era gene encoding GTPase Era, which produces MSNNISNTEYKSGFISIIGRPNVGKSTFLNRVIGQKIAIMSDKPQTTRNKVQGVYTTDDAQMIFIDTPGIHKPKHKLGDFMMKIAQNTLKEVDVILFMVNVEEGLGKGDHFIIEKLKGVKTPVYLILNKIDQIHPDALLPMIKQYNDLFPFAATVPISALEGNNVDQLLQVLKDQLPEGPQFYPADQITDHPERFIVSELIREKVLHLTREEIPHSIAVVIDKMERKEEKDLIDVIATIIVERDSQKGIVIGKQGSMLKEVGKRSRVDIENLLGSKVYLELWVKVQKDWRNRSANLRDFGFSDDEY; this is translated from the coding sequence ATGAGTAATAATATCAGTAACACAGAATACAAATCAGGCTTTATCTCCATCATTGGAAGACCTAACGTCGGGAAATCCACTTTCCTGAACCGGGTCATCGGTCAGAAGATCGCCATTATGAGTGATAAGCCCCAGACAACACGCAACAAAGTTCAAGGAGTTTACACGACCGATGATGCCCAGATGATATTCATCGACACTCCTGGAATTCACAAACCGAAACATAAACTGGGAGACTTCATGATGAAGATTGCTCAGAACACTTTAAAAGAAGTGGACGTCATATTGTTCATGGTGAACGTCGAAGAAGGATTGGGAAAAGGAGATCACTTCATCATAGAGAAGCTGAAGGGTGTTAAAACACCGGTCTACCTCATTCTTAATAAGATCGACCAGATCCATCCAGACGCCTTACTGCCTATGATTAAACAATACAATGACCTGTTCCCCTTTGCGGCGACTGTGCCTATCTCAGCACTCGAAGGAAACAACGTGGACCAGCTGCTGCAGGTACTGAAGGATCAATTACCTGAAGGGCCTCAATTCTATCCTGCAGATCAGATTACCGATCACCCGGAACGTTTTATCGTATCTGAACTGATCCGGGAAAAGGTCCTGCACCTGACACGGGAAGAGATTCCCCACAGTATCGCAGTCGTGATCGACAAGATGGAGAGGAAAGAAGAGAAGGACCTCATCGACGTCATCGCCACCATCATTGTAGAGAGAGATTCCCAGAAGGGGATTGTCATCGGCAAACAGGGTTCCATGCTCAAAGAAGTCGGAAAGCGCTCGCGGGTGGATATTGAGAACCTGTTGGGATCAAAGGTCTACCTCGAACTATGGGTGAAGGTACAGAAGGATTGGCGTAACCGATCTGCAAACCTCCGTGACTTTGGATTCAGTGACGACGAATATTGA
- a CDS encoding diacylglycerol kinase: MNMDSKETKFGLFRFLKSFGYAAEGMKSVWATEQNFRIHSFAGIVVFLLAYMLSVSAMEWIILIILVFSVLALETMNTAIEKAVDLTTEGYHPLAKAAKDLASASVLLFAICTAIVGTIIFLPKLLELIP, encoded by the coding sequence ATGAATATGGACTCAAAAGAGACTAAATTCGGCTTATTCCGGTTCCTGAAATCCTTTGGATATGCAGCGGAAGGAATGAAGTCTGTCTGGGCAACGGAACAGAACTTCAGAATTCATTCATTCGCAGGGATTGTCGTTTTCCTCCTTGCCTACATGCTCTCTGTATCCGCCATGGAATGGATCATACTGATCATCCTTGTCTTTTCCGTCCTTGCCCTTGAAACGATGAATACAGCCATTGAAAAGGCAGTCGATCTTACCACGGAAGGGTATCATCCTCTTGCGAAGGCTGCGAAGGATCTGGCTTCGGCTTCGGTCCTTCTCTTCGCAATCTGTACAGCGATCGTAGGAACCATCATCTTTCTTCCAAAGCTATTGGAGCTGATCCCCTAA
- a CDS encoding YaiI/YqxD family protein encodes MSEHNPTVYVDADACPVKQEIIKITRGYGFKIIFVASHAHRKNTPDEGEWVYVDSSKEAADLYIMNHVKAGDVLVTQDIGLASLVLPKKVYAISPRGKAYREESIVTALDYRYVAAKERRRGNYGKGPKPFTNEDRETFCTSFDKILSEIAGESQ; translated from the coding sequence ATTAGCGAACATAACCCTACCGTATATGTAGACGCGGATGCTTGCCCGGTAAAACAGGAAATCATTAAAATAACAAGAGGGTATGGCTTTAAGATCATTTTTGTTGCTTCCCATGCCCACAGGAAGAACACACCTGATGAAGGTGAATGGGTATATGTGGATAGTTCGAAAGAAGCGGCAGACTTATACATCATGAATCATGTAAAGGCAGGAGATGTTTTGGTCACACAGGACATAGGTCTTGCAAGTCTGGTATTGCCGAAAAAAGTTTATGCCATCTCTCCCAGGGGAAAAGCCTACAGGGAAGAGAGTATTGTCACGGCACTCGATTATCGGTATGTCGCTGCCAAAGAACGCAGGAGAGGCAACTATGGTAAAGGTCCCAAGCCTTTTACAAATGAAGACAGAGAAACATTTTGTACGTCCTTCGATAAAATCTTGTCGGAAATTGCAGGAGAATCGCAATAA
- a CDS encoding glycine--tRNA ligase — translation MSMEQVVNLAKHRGFVFPGSEIYGGLANTWDYGPLGVELKNNIKKAWWKKFVQESPYNVGLDASILMNPQTWVASGHVGNFNDPMIDCKQCKTRHRADKIIENALEAKGIEMIVDGLSFEKMEEIIKEHDIPCPDCGSHDFTDIRQFDLMFKTHQGVTESSTNEIYLRPETAQGIFVNFKNVQRSMRKKMPFGIAQVGKSFRNEITPGNFTFRTREFEQMELEFFCKPGEDLEWFSYWREFCKNWLLNLGMSEDNMRLRDHDQDELSHYSNATTDIEYKFPFGWGELWGVADRTDFDLKRHMEHSNEDFHYMDPQTNEKYVPYCIEPSLGADRVTLAFLCDAFEEEELENDSRTVLRFHPALAPFKAAVLPLSKKLSDDAFKVYEELSQDLMIDFDETASIGKRYRRQDEIGTPYCITFDFDSVEDGQVTVRDRDTMDQVRMPISEVKGFLQEKIKF, via the coding sequence ATGTCAATGGAACAAGTAGTCAACTTAGCAAAGCACAGGGGGTTTGTCTTCCCCGGTTCTGAAATTTACGGAGGACTTGCCAACACATGGGATTACGGTCCGCTTGGTGTAGAGCTGAAAAACAATATTAAAAAAGCCTGGTGGAAAAAATTCGTACAGGAGTCCCCTTATAATGTGGGCCTTGATGCAAGTATCCTGATGAATCCGCAGACATGGGTAGCTTCCGGTCACGTTGGAAACTTCAATGACCCGATGATTGACTGTAAGCAATGTAAGACACGTCACCGGGCAGACAAAATCATCGAAAACGCCCTGGAAGCAAAAGGCATCGAGATGATCGTCGATGGTCTTTCATTCGAGAAAATGGAAGAAATCATCAAAGAGCATGATATTCCGTGCCCAGATTGCGGAAGCCACGATTTCACGGATATCCGCCAATTTGATCTTATGTTCAAAACCCACCAGGGAGTAACGGAATCTTCTACAAATGAAATTTATTTACGTCCTGAAACAGCACAGGGGATCTTTGTAAACTTCAAGAACGTTCAACGATCCATGCGTAAGAAGATGCCTTTTGGTATTGCACAAGTAGGTAAAAGTTTCCGAAATGAAATCACTCCTGGTAACTTCACATTCAGAACCCGTGAATTCGAACAGATGGAACTGGAATTCTTCTGCAAACCTGGTGAAGACCTTGAGTGGTTCTCGTACTGGCGTGAATTCTGTAAAAACTGGTTACTAAATCTTGGAATGAGCGAAGACAATATGAGACTGCGTGATCATGATCAGGATGAATTATCCCATTACAGCAATGCAACAACGGATATAGAATACAAATTCCCGTTTGGCTGGGGTGAACTTTGGGGTGTGGCAGATCGTACAGACTTCGACCTGAAGCGTCATATGGAACATTCAAATGAGGACTTCCACTACATGGATCCACAAACGAATGAAAAATATGTACCATACTGCATCGAGCCTTCCCTTGGGGCTGACCGGGTAACCCTTGCATTCCTATGCGATGCGTTCGAAGAAGAAGAACTCGAAAACGATTCACGTACCGTATTACGTTTTCACCCGGCACTGGCACCGTTCAAAGCGGCTGTCCTGCCCCTTTCGAAAAAGCTCTCTGACGATGCATTCAAAGTATATGAAGAGCTGTCCCAAGATCTTATGATCGACTTCGACGAAACGGCATCCATCGGGAAACGTTACCGCCGCCAGGACGAAATCGGGACACCATACTGCATCACATTTGACTTTGACTCCGTAGAAGACGGTCAAGTAACCGTCCGTGACCGCGACACAATGGATCAAGTAAGAATGCCGATCAGTGAAGTAAAAGGCTTCCTTCAGGAGAAAATCAAATTTTAA
- a CDS encoding pyruvate, water dikinase regulatory protein: MVKEPIIYVVSDSVGETAELVTKAAISQFNGSNTVIKRFPYIEDTEHIDEVISLAKLNQGLIVYTLVKPDMRAYIKEQSEKEELYAFDIIGPLMDKFQSSYQREPLFEPGTVRKLDDDYFKKVEAIEFAVKYDDGRDPRGILRADIVLVGVSRTSKTPLSQYLALKRIKVANVPLVPEVDPPEELFMVSPKKCFGLKISPEKLNTIRRERLKSLGLNDQASYANIKRIEDELTYFEKITDRIGCHVIDVTNKAVEETANVITNIYQKAND, encoded by the coding sequence ATCGTGAAAGAACCGATCATCTATGTAGTATCCGACTCGGTGGGTGAGACTGCTGAATTAGTCACAAAAGCGGCGATTAGCCAATTCAATGGTTCCAATACGGTCATCAAGCGCTTTCCGTATATAGAGGACACCGAACATATCGATGAAGTGATTTCCTTGGCGAAGCTCAATCAGGGTTTGATTGTGTACACCCTTGTAAAGCCGGATATGCGTGCGTACATTAAAGAACAATCTGAAAAGGAAGAGCTCTATGCATTTGATATCATCGGTCCATTAATGGACAAATTTCAATCTTCCTATCAAAGGGAACCGCTGTTTGAACCAGGGACTGTCAGGAAGCTTGATGACGATTACTTCAAGAAGGTGGAAGCCATTGAATTTGCCGTCAAATACGATGATGGGCGTGACCCCCGGGGCATACTCAGGGCGGATATAGTGCTCGTCGGAGTGTCCAGGACGTCAAAAACGCCTCTGTCGCAATACCTTGCACTGAAAAGGATCAAAGTGGCGAATGTTCCACTTGTACCGGAAGTAGATCCTCCGGAGGAATTATTCATGGTTTCACCGAAGAAATGCTTCGGATTAAAAATCAGCCCGGAAAAGCTGAATACGATCCGCAGGGAAAGATTGAAATCTCTCGGATTGAACGATCAGGCGAGCTACGCCAATATTAAACGTATAGAAGACGAACTGACGTATTTTGAAAAAATAACGGACCGCATCGGCTGTCACGTCATCGATGTTACCAACAAAGCCGTCGAAGAAACAGCCAATGTCATCACAAATATTTACCAAAAAGCCAACGATTGA
- the dnaG gene encoding DNA primase: MSERIPEDKLNKILSSTDIVDVVSDYVQLKKQGRNYFGLCPFHGENTPSFSVSPDKQIFHCFGCGAGGNAFTFLMDVDGLSFLEAAQKLGTRVGEEISIQTPSSDQPLPPQEDEKQMLEAHSLLSKFYHHLLLNTKEGQEALEYLLARGFTTESITKFQIGWSLPSWDFTVKFLEKRGYSLELMEAAGLLVRRERDDSFLDRFRGRIMFPIVDTKGNTVAFSGRTIDADDQPKYLNSPETKIFNKSSILYHYHDARSMIRRKQQAILFEGFADVISASEAGVENGVATMGTSLTEQQIGLLKRLTDSIIICYDGDSAGVEAAFRAGKLLHKHGLDIRVAVIPEQLDPDDYIDKYGSERFQQDVIGASLTFMAFKLRYYKLNKNLNDEGDRLKYIEDILKEITQLSKAVEKDYYLRYLADEFELSLEALQQQLSELQGPDKRVPNPPKQVGMQGNFKQPTQSRLLPAYQTAERRLIAYMLKDPNTAYKIQEWLAGTNLNIDEHQAIITYLLGYYEEGLPPSASSFIGYLPDERLRRIVTEIEMMSISEESTDQELTDYVNQVLKHQKMLRIKEKEVERKEAERLKDYRQEAQIAMEILQLRKSL, translated from the coding sequence ATGTCTGAAAGAATCCCTGAAGATAAGTTAAATAAAATTTTATCGTCAACCGATATCGTCGATGTTGTCAGTGATTATGTACAACTGAAAAAGCAGGGCAGAAATTATTTTGGTTTATGTCCGTTCCATGGAGAAAATACTCCATCTTTTTCTGTTTCTCCCGACAAACAAATTTTTCATTGCTTTGGATGTGGTGCAGGAGGAAACGCATTTACGTTTCTTATGGATGTAGACGGCCTCAGCTTCCTTGAAGCGGCTCAAAAGCTCGGAACAAGAGTCGGTGAAGAGATTTCCATCCAAACACCATCATCGGATCAACCGCTTCCTCCTCAAGAGGACGAGAAGCAAATGTTGGAAGCTCACAGCTTATTAAGTAAATTTTACCATCATCTCCTTCTAAATACAAAGGAAGGTCAGGAAGCGCTGGAATATTTACTTGCAAGGGGCTTCACAACGGAAAGTATCACGAAATTTCAGATTGGATGGTCACTTCCGAGCTGGGATTTCACGGTCAAGTTCCTGGAGAAGAGGGGTTACTCCCTTGAGCTAATGGAAGCCGCGGGGTTACTCGTCAGAAGGGAAAGGGACGATTCCTTCCTCGATCGCTTCAGGGGAAGAATCATGTTCCCCATTGTGGATACAAAAGGGAATACCGTCGCATTTTCAGGCAGGACGATCGATGCGGATGATCAGCCGAAATACTTAAACAGTCCTGAAACAAAGATCTTTAATAAAAGCAGCATCCTTTATCATTATCATGATGCACGATCCATGATTAGAAGAAAACAGCAGGCGATATTATTTGAAGGATTCGCAGATGTTATTTCAGCGAGCGAAGCCGGTGTTGAAAACGGGGTAGCCACCATGGGTACTTCGTTGACGGAACAGCAAATAGGCCTGTTAAAGCGATTAACGGATTCCATCATCATTTGTTACGATGGTGATTCTGCCGGAGTGGAAGCCGCATTCAGAGCCGGAAAGCTTCTTCATAAGCATGGGCTGGACATACGCGTAGCCGTAATACCCGAACAATTAGACCCTGATGACTACATTGACAAATATGGTTCAGAACGATTCCAACAGGATGTAATAGGGGCAAGTTTGACGTTCATGGCGTTTAAGCTTCGGTATTATAAACTGAATAAAAACTTAAATGATGAAGGAGATCGCCTTAAGTATATAGAAGACATACTAAAGGAAATTACTCAATTAAGTAAAGCGGTTGAAAAGGATTATTATTTAAGATATTTGGCTGATGAATTCGAACTATCGTTAGAGGCTCTTCAACAACAGCTATCTGAATTGCAAGGGCCGGATAAGCGCGTTCCTAACCCGCCTAAACAGGTCGGTATGCAAGGGAATTTCAAACAACCCACCCAGTCAAGGCTCCTGCCTGCATATCAAACCGCTGAGCGAAGGTTGATTGCTTACATGCTGAAGGATCCGAATACCGCTTATAAGATTCAGGAGTGGCTTGCAGGCACGAACCTCAATATTGATGAGCATCAGGCTATTATTACTTATTTATTGGGTTATTATGAAGAAGGTCTGCCTCCAAGTGCCAGTTCGTTCATCGGGTACCTTCCCGATGAAAGGCTCAGAAGGATCGTGACGGAAATCGAAATGATGTCCATAAGCGAAGAAAGTACGGATCAGGAATTGACAGATTACGTCAACCAGGTGTTAAAACATCAAAAGATGTTGAGAATAAAAGAAAAAGAAGTGGAAAGAAAAGAAGCAGAAAGACTAAAGGATTATAGGCAGGAAGCACAAATAGCAATGGAAATCTTACAGCTGCGTAAGTCTCTATAA
- a CDS encoding YqzL family protein, with protein sequence MLDLTWKFFSQTGSIDTYLLFKELEKETFEDPYSFEEETAEVDFPLT encoded by the coding sequence ATGTTAGACTTAACATGGAAATTTTTTTCGCAGACAGGAAGTATTGACACCTATCTCCTTTTTAAGGAGCTTGAGAAGGAGACATTTGAGGATCCTTACAGCTTTGAAGAAGAAACAGCGGAAGTAGATTTTCCTTTAACGTGA
- a CDS encoding acyl-CoA dehydrogenase family protein: MNFDLTQEQAMIKKTIREFAEEEVAPGALDRDRTKEFPKEIFKKLSDLGMMGLPFPEEYGGAGADTVSFAIVTEELSRACASTGITYSAHISLGGAPINLFGTHEQKQEYLTPICTGESFGAFGLTEPNAGSDAGGTQTTAEDKGDKWVINGNKCYITNASYANHLALTAITGRNNGNKEISAIIAPTNAKGFTVIDNYEKMGLHSSNTTELVLEDVEVPKENLLGKQGEGFKQFLVTLDGGRIGIGAMAVGVAQAAFDKALQYSKERKQFGKTLSQFQVTQFKLADMAMKIELARNMVHKAAWLKDQGRPFSKEASMCKLYASEISMEVADEAIQIHGGYGYMKEYHVERYLRDAKLLEIGEGTSEVQRMVISRLIGCQ; the protein is encoded by the coding sequence ATGAATTTCGACTTAACACAAGAGCAAGCAATGATTAAGAAAACGATCAGGGAATTCGCTGAAGAAGAAGTGGCGCCTGGTGCGTTGGATCGTGACCGCACAAAGGAATTTCCAAAAGAAATCTTCAAGAAACTTTCTGACCTGGGAATGATGGGTCTTCCCTTTCCGGAGGAATATGGTGGAGCCGGAGCGGATACAGTAAGCTTTGCCATCGTAACAGAAGAGCTCAGCCGTGCATGTGCCTCTACAGGGATCACGTACTCTGCCCATATTTCACTCGGGGGAGCACCGATTAATTTATTTGGTACACACGAACAGAAACAGGAATACTTAACGCCGATTTGTACAGGGGAATCATTTGGAGCTTTCGGCCTGACTGAACCCAATGCCGGTTCAGATGCGGGGGGAACCCAGACCACTGCTGAAGATAAAGGGGATAAATGGGTCATCAATGGGAATAAATGTTACATCACCAATGCAAGTTACGCGAATCATCTCGCGTTAACGGCGATTACAGGCAGGAACAACGGGAATAAAGAGATCAGTGCCATCATCGCACCTACCAATGCCAAAGGTTTTACGGTTATTGATAATTATGAAAAAATGGGCCTTCATTCATCCAACACAACTGAGCTGGTCCTTGAGGACGTGGAAGTGCCGAAGGAGAACCTGTTAGGAAAGCAGGGGGAAGGATTCAAGCAGTTCCTTGTCACCCTTGACGGGGGCAGGATCGGAATTGGGGCAATGGCCGTCGGTGTGGCTCAGGCTGCTTTTGACAAGGCTCTTCAATATTCGAAAGAAAGAAAGCAATTCGGTAAAACGTTATCTCAATTTCAGGTTACGCAATTTAAGCTGGCTGACATGGCAATGAAGATCGAGCTCGCAAGGAACATGGTTCATAAAGCAGCCTGGTTAAAGGATCAGGGAAGACCGTTTTCCAAAGAGGCGTCAATGTGTAAGCTGTACGCGTCGGAGATCAGTATGGAAGTGGCCGACGAAGCCATTCAGATCCATGGCGGATACGGTTACATGAAAGAATACCATGTTGAGCGCTACTTACGTGACGCTAAACTCCTTGAAATCGGAGAAGGGACGTCAGAAGTACAGAGAATGGTGATTTCAAGGTTAATTGGCTGCCAATAG
- a CDS encoding helix-turn-helix transcriptional regulator, producing MELNKRQEHILQIVKDNGPITGEQIADQLNLTRATLRPDLAILTMAGYLDARPRVGYFYTGKTGTQLLTENLNKIFVKDYQSIPVVVNENVSVYDAIVTMFLEDVGTLFVVDANTYLVGVLSRKDLLRASIGKQELSTLPVNIIMTRMPNITVCEKDDQLIGVAKDLIHKQIDSVPVIKKTEKGDLEVIGRITKTNITKAFVALADEY from the coding sequence ATCGAACTCAATAAGCGTCAAGAACATATTCTGCAGATAGTGAAAGACAATGGACCTATCACTGGTGAACAGATCGCGGATCAATTAAATTTAACCAGGGCGACTCTAAGACCCGACCTTGCCATCCTGACCATGGCAGGTTACTTGGATGCCCGTCCGAGGGTAGGGTATTTCTATACAGGGAAAACAGGGACACAGCTGCTGACGGAAAACCTGAACAAAATATTCGTCAAGGATTATCAATCAATTCCAGTTGTCGTGAATGAGAATGTTTCCGTGTATGATGCCATCGTAACGATGTTTCTGGAAGATGTGGGAACATTGTTTGTCGTGGACGCCAATACATACTTAGTGGGTGTCCTGTCCCGTAAAGATCTTTTAAGAGCGAGTATCGGAAAGCAGGAACTCAGTACGCTGCCGGTGAATATTATTATGACAAGGATGCCCAATATCACGGTTTGTGAGAAGGATGACCAGCTTATCGGTGTGGCGAAGGACTTGATTCATAAGCAAATCGACTCTGTCCCCGTCATCAAAAAGACCGAAAAGGGTGATTTAGAAGTCATAGGCAGGATTACGAAGACCAATATAACCAAAGCATTTGTTGCGTTGGCAGATGAATATTAG
- the ybeY gene encoding rRNA maturation RNase YbeY → MTLLIDFIDETETVSDEQTELVQNILNFAADQEGIEDESEVSVTFVTNERIQEINREYRAKDQPTDVISFALEELGEDEVEIIGAEIPRVLGDIIISIDRTKEQAEEYNHSVSRELGFLALHGFLHLLGYDHMEEEEEKKMFKRQKDILDEYGLKRD, encoded by the coding sequence ATGACTTTATTAATCGACTTTATTGACGAAACAGAAACTGTATCCGATGAACAGACAGAGCTGGTCCAGAATATCCTGAACTTCGCTGCTGATCAGGAAGGGATCGAGGATGAAAGCGAAGTGTCCGTGACCTTTGTAACCAACGAACGTATTCAGGAAATCAACCGGGAATATCGGGCTAAGGATCAGCCCACGGATGTCATTTCATTTGCCCTCGAAGAACTTGGGGAAGATGAAGTGGAAATCATAGGGGCAGAGATTCCCCGCGTTCTTGGGGATATCATCATTTCCATTGACCGCACTAAAGAACAGGCGGAAGAATACAACCATTCCGTCTCCCGTGAACTTGGTTTTCTGGCCCTTCATGGCTTCCTTCATTTATTAGGATATGATCATATGGAAGAGGAAGAGGAAAAGAAGATGTTCAAGAGACAAAAGGACATTTTAGATGAATATGGACTCAAAAGAGACTAA
- a CDS encoding cytidine deaminase, whose amino-acid sequence MNAEQLIQEAKLAREKAYVPYSKFKVGAALLSKDGKVYHGCNIENAAYSMCNCAERTALFKAYSEGDTDYSMIAVVADTARPVPPCGACRQVISELCPKEMKVVLTNLKGDVEELTVAELLPGAFSPEDLNE is encoded by the coding sequence ATGAATGCAGAACAATTGATACAAGAAGCTAAACTAGCGAGGGAAAAAGCATACGTACCCTATAGTAAATTCAAGGTGGGAGCGGCTCTTCTGTCAAAGGACGGTAAGGTCTATCACGGTTGCAATATTGAAAATGCAGCGTACAGCATGTGTAACTGTGCTGAACGGACTGCGTTATTCAAGGCGTACTCAGAAGGCGATACAGACTATTCGATGATTGCGGTTGTGGCAGACACGGCAAGACCTGTTCCACCATGTGGGGCATGCCGGCAGGTCATTTCAGAACTTTGTCCGAAAGAAATGAAAGTCGTATTGACGAACCTGAAGGGCGACGTAGAAGAATTAACCGTAGCAGAACTATTACCAGGAGCTTTTTCACCGGAGGATCTAAATGAGTAA
- the recO gene encoding DNA repair protein RecO produces MLQKCEGIVIRTNHYGESNKIVTIYTREFGKIGLMARGAKKPNSRLSAISQLFTYGYFLFIKGSGLGTLQQGEMAESLRHVREDLFKTAYATYIVDLLDKATEDRKPNPFLFELLYKTLHYLNEDHDPEILMHIFEMKMLPVMGLYPHLNGCAVCGETDGEFAFSFKENGFICHRCLSEDPHHLPISQSTVKLLRVFYYFDLNRLGNISVKDETKRQLKRVIRTYYDENSGLTLKSRRFLDQMDNLKDLF; encoded by the coding sequence ATGCTGCAGAAGTGTGAAGGAATTGTCATTCGAACCAATCATTACGGTGAGTCGAACAAGATTGTTACCATATATACACGGGAATTCGGAAAGATTGGATTGATGGCTAGAGGGGCAAAGAAACCTAATAGCCGTCTATCCGCCATTTCACAATTGTTTACATATGGTTATTTCCTTTTTATCAAAGGAAGCGGGCTGGGTACCCTTCAACAGGGGGAGATGGCAGAGTCCCTGAGGCATGTGAGGGAGGATCTGTTTAAGACGGCGTACGCCACGTACATCGTGGACCTCCTTGATAAAGCGACGGAGGATCGAAAGCCGAACCCTTTCCTGTTTGAATTGCTGTACAAGACTCTTCACTATTTGAATGAAGACCATGACCCGGAGATCCTGATGCATATTTTTGAAATGAAGATGCTCCCTGTAATGGGGTTGTATCCTCACCTGAATGGATGTGCAGTATGTGGGGAGACCGATGGTGAATTCGCTTTTTCCTTTAAAGAAAATGGATTTATCTGTCATCGCTGTTTGAGTGAAGATCCACATCATTTACCGATCTCACAAAGCACTGTGAAGCTTCTCAGGGTATTTTACTATTTCGATCTCAATCGATTGGGAAATATATCGGTGAAAGATGAAACGAAACGTCAATTGAAGCGGGTAATCAGGACTTATTACGATGAAAACTCAGGTCTGACATTAAAATCCAGGAGGTTTCTGGACCAAATGGATAACCTTAAGGACTTATTCTAG